The DNA segment cctttctgcgttagtagggtgagaggctgcgcgatcttagaaaaatccttaatgaacctcctgtagtaacctgccaatcccaagaattggcgaatctcctttggtgtgcgaggcgcaggccagttcttaatagagtccaccttggatggatcaacgtgaatcccatccttgttcaccacatgccctaggaaatggacctctcgaagccagaagtcgcatttcgagaatttcgcgtaaagctgttccttccgaaggagttccagaataagtcgtagatgtttttcgtgctcctctttactcttagaatagatcaggatgtcgtcgataaagactataacaaacttgtccaggtacggcttgcaaactcggttcatcaaatccataaaaactgccggtgcgttcgtcagcccaaacggcatgaccagaaactcatagtgcccataacgagttctaaaggctgtcttagagacatcctcttctcgaactctcagctggtgatatcccgatctcagatcgatctttgaatagtagctcgacccctgcaactggtcgaacaagtcgtcaatgcccggtagaggataacgattcttcacagtcaccttgttgagttcacgatagtcgatacacattctgaaggtaccgtccttcttcttcataaataatactggagctccccaaggcgatgagctaggacgaatgaaacccttatccaggagttcttgtagttgcgtggagagttcttccaactcagatggagctaaacgataaggtgcacgggctacaggcgcagctccaggagctagttcaatctgaaactcgacttggcgatggggcggaagaccaggtaattcctcagggaatacctcaggatagtcgcgtacaactggaaagtcttctagcttcttctctttttctgtggtatcagtaactagagccaaaatcgcagtgtggcccttccgtaagcacttctgagccttaagaagagagatgatgttctcaacagcacttctcttgtcgccacgaatcatgagaggttctctacctaaaccaggaatacgaacgatcttctcgttgcaaagaatctctgctcggtgttgggataaccaatccatcccaatgacaacgtcgaaactacccaagacaataggaatgagatcaatagagaaggtctggttagcgagaataagctggcaacccttgactacgtgtgaggcttccaaactcttaccattagctagctctacactgtgcttgtcgctcaggggtgtaggaatacgcttaagcatcttactaacttctagtgacacatagctagtatcggcacccgaatcaaataagaccgtaacataaaagtcgtcgagaaggaacttacccgtcaccacgttgggattattccttgcttcaccttgaccaatcacgaacactcgtcccctagcaccattgttgttgttgttcccattgttaccattcccttgattgttgttgttgttctggttcagttggggacaatctttcttgaagtggccttcagctccacactgaaagcaccctttgttgtttccctgctgttgtcgctggttctgctgaggttgctgacgattctgattggcggggtatgcgctcctgcaatcctttgcaacatgaccaggcttgttgcaccgatgacagttacccctggtgcatggcccactgtggtgtaggttgcaacgattgcatttggggtgattccccttgtacccaccatgactttggccaccagacgactgctgaccggggctcttgtgatcgtccgtctttctctgctgagactgagattgcacagaagttgaacccttgcttgaagttccatcccatttccgtttatccccactagaagcacccgaagtagttgcagcacctatacgcttcggtaacttgttctgctccaccgcttggtcagtgagacggtgagccaactgtacaacctgctggatagtagtcaagtttgctgaagtcacatgactttggatttctggcaccaagcccttgaggtagagttcaattcgcttatagggagggtccaccatagtaggacataacaaggctagctcatgcgatctcttagtgtatgcctcaatttctgaccccgacatcttgagattgtagaactcatcttccagcttatgaatgtcgtcacgactgcagtattcctccctgatcatttccttgaagttttcccatggggtggcgttggcagcaaccaaccccagcatctgcacttgagcattccaccacgtgagggccaaaccctcgagagtaccagtagcatacttcaccctgcgcgcttcagggcattcacacatttcgaacacagactccagtttctcaaaccagtgtaggagacctactgctccttcagtgccgctaaaagtcgtgggtcgacagtccataaaggtcttaaaagtacacaccggtgcctgagcatattgacctaaggtaggtgaaagaaaagacagagtttaacacaaaggttggttctcgagagtaggatccaaatgatcccagaacaatttcggactgcaggatatacctcctgcgtttgcagctgcaagcgctgcggcaactcgctcgttgatcaaagccatcaactgggcttgtgtcatgttaacgcgtccagacatgattcttcataataagagtaatacgtgtgagaaaggttcgcgaaagtacgatagtaggacagagtaagcacacacgtgttcaaacaacagtagttatactaatcaagcataccatgagcaatgtactacgtaactaacaagtaggcaatattcGCACATcgtattacctagaacgtcgagccttgcatgaagagcgaagtgtcgttgtggaccgttgagcactaaaccggttatagtctggttttaacaaaaacgtttctcctttattaaaaccaagttcactataaccaatggctctgataccaatctgtcacacccccaaaatcccacctgcggagtactaccgcttggaggcgtgactgaccaggatccagccaccaatcatactgaacaagcatataaacagttgtaatagtttaaccaatacgattggtgtttcaaaacaaacaagttaagttgcaagcggaagcataagtataaagttataacataagttcaaaagtttcaagtttaacatagcacgtagcaatccgtgtcccacaacgatcctcctccatgcaagctccagctgagtacctatggtcctgcaaagcatgtagtaacgagtcaacaactagttgagtgagttcacggttgggtgtttgttttagttattccgaaaacagtttcctttaactggcatcctgccgtgggggttaccccatagtttaaaaacgtgacatgttcattcccagttactccggcattccagccgtgggggctaccccatgttagttatcaggcatttcggccgtgggggctaccccatgcgtacactagactcgttaccatatcgactgctgactgtagtcatgtttatgtgccctgaaaacatcaatgtctatcatcattgacgtgccccagatccattagttcacgcccgtcctctgcggcacggtgtgaggcttgtcagacctaaatagcgctatctaactaatgacccgctcgccattggcccggcgattagtcgatacaaaaaggagggacttcgtgatagagttttagtctagtacgtttatccgtccgtccggacgaggaatcacattcctgaaccactgacgtcctacccaaggaggacgaggaatccacgttccttaaccccgttcccaacccagggaatcccatgctttgtagagggtgtgaactcaccttggtttgctcggtagttaatcacagaaagatcaatcaagtcgcaagtagtcaataacgtcctaacacggatatcactcataatcagattcgaaccaagtagtgcacgtataaATAGCAGTTACGGCATACAGTTTCTATCATGGCAGTTTAACACGAGTGCACAGTATCACATTTGGCCCACAAGTTCTACCTAAGCCCAATATACGTATtaacagttaacacagaagtccacaaggccggcccattaacttaggcccaaaagtgtggtctcgagtcgcaaccggactcgcaagcatggtctcgagtcatgctgtttgtgctgatcataaatggttgcgagtcgcaaccggtgtcgcaaccatggtctcggttaatcatgctaaggtctcgagtcgcaacgggactcgtaacctgtggtctcggcttgtcctgttatggttgcgagtcgcaaccgcgtggtctcgagtcatcacgctgtggttgcgagtcgcaactgggtgattgcgagtcggtatgctgtcattttcacgttcagtgttgatgcagatatggtcagcttaatggtacaatgtaatcaggcccaaatcaggaaaccaccaatagaatttcactaacaagttttcctaatcaggctattagtaaaaaatggatcaaaatcatgagggttttcacatctttaactatcattcaaagtgttcttcatatattcaaacacacattcatcaagttcataacatatttaacactcattcaaccaaaactatgaacaagcatcaaaacacttagcataacacacaactcggttttcatataAGTCCGATTTCATggcaagtgcaacccgatttcatgtttatcaacataagtggttcaaacttcatttagacacaaaataTCACACTCATCATATAATATATGCTAACCGGTTATCATCATTGTGCACATTAAAATCattatattcatcaagaacatcatgtaaacactaacaataaacatcatctcatgcaattttatcatacatcacaaaacacacaaaaatcaaccataaacatgataaatactaaccggttggtgatgtgtgtgtgtgtgtcgatccaaagttccaaatccgagagttcttgtgccaaccgattggatccgagagcttggagatgtgtttgtgttctagagtttaagtgagagagaataggagagtgtgtgtgtgtgtgttcttgttcaacaaatggcaaggtTTAACTAAGGTGTGGTATATATACTAGCTCCAAGTGTtgcacccttcatgggtttcgggtgggtttacggcccaaatggcccaaccggccaaaggttctcggcccaaggcccattcggttactattcactcgagacctcatggtctcgagtcgggttctttgttttcgggttgggttctcggttcacataaaacacgtacacatatatatatacaaatgcacacatacaaagcacataaaagttcacgtttatcattaggTTTGAtcggttaactagtcacataacgtacaagcaagctacatcaagacacaacgaaaggttctaggtttcgagttgtcacatgaagGATATATGCCACCGGTGAGATAATACGTCCTTTTATATTCTTTACCATTCACGACGTAACTAACATTTGGTGCCCGACCAGACAATACATCATCAAAAACTGGAGATCGTTGAAGGATGTTAATATCATTGCACGAACCTGGTGTTTTGAAGAATGCGTGTCATATCCATAACTCATATGATGCAACGACTTCTAAAATGATTGTTGGTTTGCCGCTTCTACCTGCAAATTGCCCAGCCCAAGCATTGGGACAATTTTTCCATTCCCAATGCATACAATCAATGCTGCCAATCATTCCTGGGAATCCACGTTCTTCCCCAACATGGAGTAACCTTGCTAAATCATTATCATTGGGCTTTCTAAGGTACTGTTGACTGAAACACGAAATAACACCTTCTACGAACTTCATAAGAGCATCCCCTGTTACAGTTTTACTTATTCTTAAATATTCATCATGTGCATCTACTGATGTCCCATACGCTAGAACACGCATAGCTGCAGTACATTTTTGCAATGATGAAAGACCTTGCCTGCCTGTGGCATCACGTCTTTGTTGAAAATATACATCATTAGCTATAACAGCTTCCACTATACGTAGGAATAGTGGTTTCCGCATTCGGAATCTACGTCAAAATGTTACTTCATCATATGTTGGGTTCTCAACAAAGTAGTCTTTCATCAAGCGCGCCTTACCCTGTTCACGTTCACGATCACAATACCTTCTTCTTACTGTAGGAGAATGATCTCTAATGATCATATCCGGCATGTTTATGAGTAATTCAACCAACATGTTATCAAATGCTCGATTTGATTGAAACACTATTTCTTCCCATTCATTGCTCTCATTTGATGATTCGGAACTCTCAGAGTTTTCAGTATATGACATTTTTCATAAAGAGTAGAACTTTTATGGTTGGATGAGAATGTGACTCATTGgtatactttatttatacaaaaAATGAAGATAATTTATTATCCAGAATAAATCCTAGCATCGAATACGGTGTTAACAAATAGATAAAGAAGATAATTGATTAATTCTTAAAAATATAAAGTAGAGATAATGCTAGATTTTATTATCTAGATAAAATCCTAGCATCCAATACGGTGTTGGCAAATGGATAAAGAAGATAACTGattaattattaaaaatataaactaGAGATAATGTTAGATTTTATTATCCAGATAAAATCCTAGCATCCAATACGGTATTGACAAATGGATAAAGAAGATAATTGATTAATTCCTAATAATTTATACTAGAGAAAATTGAATGTATTACAAATGCATAAAAGCATACGGAAAATAAATCCTAGATCCATTAAGATAAAAGCCTAGCATCCAACTTATAACACACATCATAATTGAATATCTTACAAACACCATaaaacaaacataaaataaaactCACACCAAACTAAAACAAAGCACACAACAAACTAGATTCAGTTTCCATAGAATTTCGACATTAGAAAACATTTCATGTTTTCTTCTCCTGTGGTCAAGTGCTCCTTTTGTAACAATGTGTTAAGATTTGTAAGTTCCATTTTCCTTTGCTTTATTTCTTCCTTTTTGAGTATCTTTTGTTGTTCCAACTCGATTTTCTTTCGCTCCCTTTCCTCTTTTTTTGTTCCTTTTGCTGCTCCAACTCGTATTTCTTTTTCATGACATCAACTTCAATGTCTCTAGTAAGCCTGAATGCTTGAATTTCTTCTGCAAGTATATTTGCATCAAACTTACTTTTTCCTTATCTTTTAGCAGCATCCCTGCCTATTGGACGCTGACTTGTTGAACCGCGACTAGTTGGTGTTTCTGGGTGAATAGCCTCCTTCTTTAGTATTCCTTGATATTTTTGAACtaccaccactttcttcattacCCACCACAGAAAATGAATGTGTTGTGTCATGATGCATTTGTAAACTCCACTTCTCGTGTTTACACATAATTTCACTAAAAACAACAAAGTCATTGAACTTATTTCCAACCTCGTTCTCATAAAGCTTATGAGCAAGACTCTCAATATCATTTTGGCTCACGCCACTTCTTGTTTGACAACATGCTTCCCGATACAGGCCAACCCACTTTTGGACACTTTCGTTAAGTCGTTTATAACGACCTCTCATTTGCTCCAAATTTCTCATACCAATCTTTTCTAGATTTTCTTTTTGAGTTTAAtcgtatattttttttatttttgtccaCAATGATTGTTTTTTTTTACCATTAACGCTATTTTCGCTAGCCAAACACCAAGCTAACATCAAAGCGACATATTCAGCAGCATCCCATTTAGTACCTCTTCGTTGTTTTTCTGTGTTTTGTGAGGTTCGAAGGTTTTTCAGTGACAGGAACTTGATTTGAATTTGAAAAAAGCCGAGAGTTTTGATAGTATTGAGTATTTGAATAATCTTCAGAATCTCCGAGCTCAAATAGAAGTTTGAATACGGAGGATCCATGAGTATTATATGAAATCAAAGGAGTATGAAAATAAGTTAATCATATGTAATATTTATAGGGAAAAATCAtgaattttaatattttatgttTTCTTTAATCAAATAATGTTAGATCTTTTTAGATAATAAAGTTATCGAAAAAATCTAACGAACCAGTAAGATCAAAACACGTGGAAAACAAAGATATAtgcatttttttaaaaaataattatcaaaatatgtttttttgaATGAACTCGGTTTTTGATAAAATTTATATCGATATGTTCacaaaaaaaagttaaacaacactgtattttctgatttttttgataattaaatactaaaaagttattaaagaaaatcatgttttagctataattaattgttataaaataaaaatgaaaagcATAATTATAAAAGAACCAATCACAAGCCAACATGTGgcattgttaaaataataaaaaaagccAACAACCAAGGTTGAGAGCACAACTTGATCGTGAGCTGAAATtgaggtttttattttttttttcactttttggcAACCAACCCTTCTCAAAAGTCACCGATGGGTGTAGCCTTATTATTACTAGTGACGTATTTTAGACTTTTAgtattataaaaaatattatccATCCACATTCACAATGCTACAAATTTGAACATAATCTTAACCGAATGTGTCATCATCTTGTAAAATAACTAAATCAACTTTTACCATTTTATTGCCACCTAAGAATTTTAATAGTAGCTAAACATTTGATTACTAGACATTGCAAGTACCTAATAATTTAGTAATAACTAAAATTTGATAACTAGATAGAGTGAAACAACTAAACACTCTCTAACTAAAaccaaaagtaaaaaaaatgtgattagtttgaCAAGGTAGTGACCTCAAATCAAAGAGCTTATTCGTCGTTGTTGTGCTAGCGCACAAAGGGGCATATGCTCATCGACACCCCCAACAATAAGGCGGTGCATTGTTTAAGTTGTTAGGGCTAATGTTGATGGCTTAGTTATTCAACAACGGAGAGTCTAAGCTCTGACCTTAAATTTCAAGCAATTCTTTATGCTATATAAACAAGCAATTCTTTATGCTATATAAAATTTCAAATGCCCATTAAAAATGTTAAAATAACTAGAAAATTTCCCGCCGCGGTGCGGCGAGGTATTTGGTTTCTATCAAGTCACAGAAGGTACGGTTCATGTAGCCATCCTTTTAAGTGTTTTCTAAATCGTTGACTCCTTTTAAGCGTGTTCAGATATGAAAGCACTGTAAACAACAGATGCATGTTGTGCGCAATGCTCAGTTCTTGTAGGATGTCTACCACTGTAATCGAAATCTGCCAAACCACCTACATATACTGCACATAGCCAGTTAATCCCAACAACCGTCCAATTTAAGATTTGGCCTTTTAACAACAATCCCACGCACGATCCAAATCAAGTAAATAACACCTACAGTGATTAATGAATAAAAAAATTAAGTTAGTTGAGTTTGTGACATTTAAATAGTTGTTTTGGTATGAAAGTAGAGGTAACAATTTCGACCCAATTACTAAAAATTCAATTGGTTTAGACGATAACTTATCTCAATCGAACATTAAAATGAGTAAATGACAACCCAACCCAACTCAAACCAATCCAACTTGACTGGAAAAATGACCCGGACCAACCCAAACCATCTAGTCTTTGGGTACTTTAGTATTGTTAGAGAGACCGGGAGGTGATCCACCCATTTTCAAAGCACGTAAAAAATGATTATAAAGGTTTTAGAAATTTGAAGGGTTGTACTTAGTTTGATAAGTGTGAATAGGCTGGTTGCTGGTGTCAAATGTCAAACAACATAACAAAAGCTAAGAAAGAAAATAGTATTTGGATAAAAGATGATAATCACATATCTGATGCAATACTAATAGCTTTTTGAACTTAGACTATGCGGTATGGGGGACGTCCCCCCTCCGTCCTGGGTCCGGCGCCGGTCCAACACCATCCCGCCCCCTCCGGCTTCATCCTTGGCGTCGAGTTCTGGACGTTGGGGATGCTCACTAGATGACAAAAATTATTCTCCCCCCCCCCTCTCACACACCcctatacatacaatatatacatacacattttAGGTCAATCCCCCCCATTTCCACACATCCATcctctttgccccatcctcaTGCCCATCCTATGTGGCGCTTACGTGGcgatcatcctccaagggaggaccatcaccataccgtgtagccttatACTTTCATGTAGACATTTTATCAAACAACAATTGAATACATCCAAAGTTGCTGGTGTTTCATATCCTAAACTAAACTTACTAATGTAAAATCCATGAAATCACTTTGCAAAATTTACCTAAATCACTCAGTAACCCAA comes from the Helianthus annuus cultivar XRQ/B chromosome 4, HanXRQr2.0-SUNRISE, whole genome shotgun sequence genome and includes:
- the LOC110934663 gene encoding uncharacterized protein LOC110934663, which codes for MRKPLFLRIVEAVIANDVYFQQRRDATGRQGLSSLQKCTAAMRVLAYGTSVDAHDEYLRISKTVTGDALMKFVEGVISCFSQQYLRKPNDNDLARLLHVGEERGFPGMIGSIDCMHWEWKNCPNAWAGQFAGRSGKPTIILEVVASYELWI